From Acidithiobacillus sp., the proteins below share one genomic window:
- a CDS encoding GatB/YqeY domain-containing protein, giving the protein MTLRERIQEDMKSAMRAREAERLVTIRMLLAAIKQREIDERRELSDTEALSIVDKLIKQRKDSASQFVAGGRPDLAEKEESEIVFLAVYLPTALSPAEIDGLITETMTAIAASGPKDMGKILTALRPQMQGRADMAVVAEKVKARLSS; this is encoded by the coding sequence ATGACACTTCGCGAGCGCATCCAGGAAGATATGAAGTCGGCCATGCGCGCCCGGGAAGCCGAGCGTCTGGTGACCATTCGTATGCTCCTGGCGGCGATCAAACAGCGCGAAATTGATGAGCGCCGCGAACTCAGCGACACGGAAGCGTTGAGCATTGTGGATAAGCTGATCAAGCAGCGCAAGGATTCCGCCAGTCAATTTGTTGCCGGTGGTCGTCCTGATCTTGCGGAAAAGGAAGAGTCAGAAATCGTTTTTCTCGCGGTCTATCTGCCAACGGCTCTGTCACCTGCAGAGATTGATGGGCTGATCACTGAGACGATGACGGCCATAGCGGCCAGCGGTCCCAAAGATATGGGCAAGATACTTACCGCCCTGCGCCCGCAGATGCAAGGACGGGCGGACATGGCCGTGGTGGCGGAAAAAGTGAAGGCCCGCCTTAGCAGTTGA
- a CDS encoding Smr/MutS family protein produces MAGVAPWQHSFWRALDAGDVQSAWSEHCGHIYGRRHVAATVPWVTLAEIHDRLSWSQCLSQRIAAGFPLPVSDIPDVNTLLDLAQRPGAVLSGRDLRAVLNVLTAQKGYAAALRQTVDALTGLAAELDPPVTLSRNLNMALDEEGELLDTASADLARLRQRLRTSRGELQRFLQSVLRNPDSQEYWQDQIIVQRNERYVLPLKASHKGRIKAIIHDRSASGETLFVEPLAAVDLNNQLVQDRRTELQEQERILSVLSAAVGEEVPGIVTALRHMGRLDAVRAGLELGDAYGGTLPKVGVAAAFDLQALRHPLLCLRHPGQVVGNAVHLGADTRQLVITGPNTGGKTATLKAVGLNHLMAYMGLPVTAEGTLGYFRKCFAVIGDAQDIHTDLSTFSAQVQRLREMLEHADAHSLVLLDELGNGTDPREGGALAQAVAEALLKVGACTLLTSHLEVMKRYALSHEAVVLAGMGFDAERLAPTYRLQWGVGGASHGLAIARRVGMPTPLMARAEALYADDREDWERWEAQREGLLRAAQQAMDEAALAHYEAEKSARRLERELEAARQERDKVASVARAEWENILTAARQQVRQTIAALKSGRDTQAASAALQRLEDPFRSKEQHTANGLPAVGAKGLFLPLRQVTQVLRVDPAQQRVQIQLRGKQLWVPVAQFAVDAALQIPKEKGSTQYATPEDHPWRLDLRGQLREDALAALCRHVDGAVAAGRQQVEILHGKGNGVLAEMVREFADQDPRVSQWRMARPEHGGGGVSELELR; encoded by the coding sequence GTGGCCGGGGTTGCCCCTTGGCAGCACAGCTTCTGGCGGGCTCTGGATGCCGGTGATGTGCAGAGCGCGTGGTCAGAGCATTGTGGCCATATCTATGGCCGCAGGCATGTTGCGGCGACCGTGCCGTGGGTGACACTCGCAGAAATCCATGATCGTCTGAGCTGGTCACAGTGCTTGTCACAGCGTATTGCCGCCGGTTTTCCGCTCCCTGTTTCTGATATCCCCGATGTAAATACCTTGCTGGATCTGGCTCAGCGCCCTGGCGCTGTGCTCAGCGGACGAGATTTGCGCGCGGTGCTCAACGTGCTGACAGCGCAGAAGGGTTACGCCGCGGCGTTGCGTCAGACCGTGGATGCCCTGACCGGACTGGCGGCAGAGCTTGATCCTCCTGTGACCTTGTCGCGCAACCTCAACATGGCGTTGGATGAAGAGGGCGAACTCCTAGATACGGCGAGCGCCGATCTCGCCCGCCTACGTCAACGCCTACGGACCAGCCGCGGCGAATTGCAACGTTTCTTGCAGAGCGTTCTGCGCAATCCTGATTCGCAGGAATACTGGCAGGATCAGATCATCGTGCAGCGTAATGAGCGTTACGTGTTACCCCTCAAAGCCAGCCACAAGGGGCGTATCAAGGCGATCATTCATGACCGCTCGGCCAGCGGTGAAACCCTTTTTGTAGAACCACTGGCTGCTGTCGATCTGAATAATCAGTTGGTTCAGGACCGACGTACTGAGCTTCAGGAGCAGGAACGTATTCTCAGCGTCCTGAGTGCGGCTGTTGGGGAGGAGGTGCCGGGCATCGTCACGGCCTTGCGGCATATGGGCCGCCTGGATGCGGTACGGGCAGGACTGGAACTGGGTGACGCCTATGGCGGGACTTTGCCCAAGGTGGGCGTTGCAGCGGCGTTTGATCTGCAGGCCCTACGCCATCCGCTACTTTGCCTGCGTCATCCGGGGCAGGTCGTGGGTAACGCAGTGCATCTCGGGGCGGACACGCGCCAACTGGTGATTACCGGCCCCAATACCGGTGGCAAGACGGCAACCCTGAAAGCGGTGGGGCTCAATCATCTGATGGCGTATATGGGGTTGCCGGTAACGGCGGAAGGCACTCTGGGTTATTTTCGGAAGTGCTTTGCGGTCATTGGTGATGCCCAGGATATTCACACAGATCTTTCTACTTTTTCGGCGCAGGTGCAGCGTCTGCGGGAAATGCTGGAGCATGCTGATGCCCACAGTCTCGTGCTCCTTGATGAATTGGGCAATGGCACCGATCCACGGGAGGGGGGTGCTTTGGCCCAGGCGGTAGCTGAGGCGTTGTTGAAGGTTGGCGCCTGCACGCTGCTCACCAGCCATCTGGAAGTGATGAAACGCTATGCCCTGAGCCATGAAGCGGTGGTGCTGGCAGGGATGGGTTTCGATGCAGAGCGCCTGGCGCCCACCTATCGCCTGCAGTGGGGCGTGGGCGGCGCCAGTCATGGTCTGGCGATCGCTCGTCGGGTGGGCATGCCAACGCCGCTGATGGCCCGCGCCGAGGCGCTCTACGCCGATGACCGTGAGGACTGGGAGCGTTGGGAAGCGCAGCGGGAGGGCCTGTTACGGGCCGCACAGCAAGCCATGGATGAGGCCGCATTGGCACACTACGAAGCCGAAAAGTCTGCCCGACGTCTAGAGCGCGAACTGGAAGCGGCACGACAAGAACGTGATAAAGTGGCTTCTGTAGCGCGCGCGGAATGGGAAAATATTCTGACGGCCGCGCGCCAGCAGGTACGGCAAACTATCGCGGCGCTCAAGTCAGGGCGGGATACGCAGGCCGCGTCGGCAGCCCTGCAGCGTCTGGAAGACCCTTTTCGGTCGAAAGAGCAGCATACTGCGAACGGCCTGCCTGCCGTAGGGGCTAAGGGCCTATTTTTGCCGCTCCGGCAAGTGACCCAAGTATTGCGTGTAGATCCGGCTCAGCAAAGGGTACAGATTCAATTGCGGGGCAAACAGCTTTGGGTGCCTGTCGCACAATTCGCGGTAGATGCAGCGCTGCAGATCCCCAAGGAAAAAGGCAGCACGCAGTATGCGACCCCGGAAGATCATCCATGGCGTCTGGATTTGCGCGGACAGCTTCGGGAAGACGCTTTGGCGGCTTTGTGCCGTCATGTGGATGGTGCCGTGGCCGCCGGTCGGCAGCAGGTGGAGATTCTGCATGGTAAGGGTAATGGCGTACTTGCGGAAATGGTGCGCGAGTTTGCCGACCAGGACCCCCGAGTCAGCCAATGGCGCATGGCGCGACCAGAGCATGGTGGTGGCGGTGTCAGCGAGTTGGAGTTACGCTGA
- the dnaG gene encoding DNA primase translates to MANFSPAFIDAVLEHSDLVRLIDSRVPLKKKGKDFWACCPFHQEKSPSFSVSADKQIYYCFGCHTHGNAIGFLMAHDRLSFPEAVKTLAEEAGIALPEDSPTAEQEDLRPLRAILERAVALYQSMLSEYPPAQEYLRGRGLGADTIARFELGYAPPAAQFLSQKLGTDALLRRQLLGAGLVSSRDDGSLYDRFRGRVIFPIRDGRGQAVGLGGRSLDGHEPKYLNSPESALYHKGRVLYGLHQAKEGVRRAGRILLVEGYLDVITLHQAGIDYAVAASGTALGDSQLEILFRAAAEVLLCFDGDNAGRHAAWRAIQMAPEHLREGRLLRVLFLPDGEDPDSLVRQHGAAAFESLLPTARPAIDFFLEELQRRHNLAAEDEKALFLHAARNFLERVSDPILREVYEQRVQDLCGLAPVTRRAAPRVARKPSLNASRGPSLYKTTLRLLLNHPEDPAWQTLDRDLLPFLFDGDPTVKNLAEALDILANMTHLSSHELFAKLSVSEHAEMCYALVMTDAGGVEDGASTQLEISGCVARLNQRLAAARSHFISRAADQGGLSALSEQERAEMVRLSRRGRRRDV, encoded by the coding sequence ATGGCCAACTTTTCTCCCGCATTTATCGATGCCGTACTGGAGCACAGCGATCTAGTGCGCCTTATCGACAGTCGTGTACCGCTGAAAAAAAAGGGAAAGGATTTCTGGGCCTGCTGTCCGTTTCATCAGGAAAAAAGCCCCTCGTTTTCTGTCAGCGCGGATAAGCAGATCTATTACTGTTTTGGCTGCCATACACATGGAAATGCCATTGGATTTTTGATGGCCCATGATCGGCTATCTTTTCCTGAAGCAGTGAAAACACTCGCCGAAGAAGCGGGCATTGCGCTGCCAGAAGATAGCCCCACGGCAGAACAGGAAGACCTGCGGCCGCTGCGTGCCATCCTGGAAAGAGCTGTCGCCCTTTACCAGTCCATGCTCTCAGAATATCCGCCAGCCCAGGAATACCTGCGTGGAAGAGGATTGGGTGCCGACACTATCGCGCGCTTTGAACTGGGTTATGCACCACCAGCGGCCCAGTTTCTGAGCCAAAAACTCGGCACTGACGCATTATTGCGGCGGCAGTTGCTGGGTGCGGGATTGGTCAGCAGTCGTGACGACGGCTCACTCTATGATCGTTTTCGCGGCCGGGTGATTTTCCCGATACGCGATGGGCGAGGACAAGCGGTAGGGCTCGGCGGGCGCAGCCTTGATGGACACGAGCCCAAATATCTGAATTCTCCGGAAAGTGCTCTTTACCACAAAGGACGGGTGCTTTATGGCCTGCATCAGGCGAAGGAGGGTGTGCGTCGTGCCGGACGTATCCTGCTGGTGGAGGGATATCTGGATGTCATTACCTTGCACCAAGCCGGCATCGACTATGCGGTCGCTGCTAGTGGGACTGCCTTGGGCGATAGCCAACTGGAAATACTGTTCCGGGCGGCGGCTGAGGTACTACTTTGTTTTGACGGTGATAATGCGGGCCGTCATGCCGCTTGGCGCGCGATACAGATGGCACCAGAGCATCTGCGCGAGGGGCGTCTGCTGCGGGTGTTGTTTCTGCCCGATGGGGAGGACCCTGACTCACTGGTGCGCCAGCACGGAGCAGCGGCGTTTGAATCACTACTTCCCACCGCGCGCCCGGCCATTGATTTCTTTTTGGAAGAACTGCAACGCCGACACAATCTTGCAGCAGAAGACGAGAAGGCTCTTTTTCTGCATGCGGCGCGCAATTTTTTGGAGCGGGTAAGTGATCCGATCTTGCGTGAGGTCTATGAGCAACGGGTGCAGGATCTTTGCGGGTTAGCGCCGGTTACCCGGCGGGCGGCGCCGCGCGTGGCACGCAAACCGTCGCTCAACGCATCCCGAGGGCCATCCCTTTATAAAACCACCTTGCGACTTTTGCTGAACCACCCGGAGGACCCTGCGTGGCAGACGCTGGATCGCGATTTGCTGCCGTTTCTCTTCGACGGTGACCCTACGGTAAAAAATCTGGCGGAGGCACTTGATATTTTGGCCAACATGACCCATTTAAGTTCTCACGAGTTGTTCGCAAAGTTGTCGGTATCGGAACATGCGGAAATGTGCTATGCGCTGGTGATGACTGATGCTGGCGGCGTAGAAGATGGCGCGTCGACACAGCTTGAAATTTCGGGCTGTGTGGCGCGACTGAATCAGCGTCTTGCTGCAGCGCGCAGCCACTTTATCAGCCGGGCAGCGGATCAGGGTGGTTTGAGTGCGCTTTCCGAGCAGGAGCGAGCAGAGATGGTACGCTTGTCCCGGCGCGGCAGGCGGAGGGATGTTTGA
- the rpoD gene encoding RNA polymerase sigma factor RpoD, whose translation MRDGESAVDNESQRSELKRLIARGKEQGYLTYREINDHLPEEVFDPEQMENVISMINDMGIEVFEEAPDDDTLLMDGEGGTVVAAQEAEEAAEEALAVVEADIGRTSDPVRMYMREMGSVELLTREGEIEIARRIEDGLVQVLRAVSTCPTTISLLLDAADRVERGETRLDEVVDAFIDPNALDAEAVSEDEDTVLVEGDETEVEDDDEDSENGDVEVDKGPQLEEALERFAIIRAAYAALLVSHADGEMRGEGYQQQRRELAERFLEIKLNVRQIDVMTDALRELTEEVRQCEREMMELCIERARFPRKDFVRSYPGHESDIAWIDQQIAGGYTYSARLVEFRDDVVSIMKRLANIERRAGLPVAEIKEASRLMSIGEAKARRAKKEMVEANLRLVISIAKKYTNRGLQFLDLIQEGNIGLMKAVDKFEYRRGYKFSTYATWWIRQAITRSIADQARTIRIPVHMIETINKLNRISRQMLQEMGREPTPEELAERMEMPEDKIRKVLKIAKEPISMETPIGDDEDSHLGDFIEDRNVTAPADSAVNAAIREVVEELLDNGLTAREAKVLRMRFGIGMNTDHTLEEVGKQFDVTRERIRQIEAKALRKLRHPSRSERLRSFVDGEVTIPS comes from the coding sequence ATGAGAGACGGTGAGAGTGCAGTGGATAATGAATCTCAGCGGTCTGAGCTGAAGCGGCTTATTGCGCGCGGTAAAGAGCAAGGCTATCTGACCTATCGCGAGATCAATGATCATTTGCCCGAAGAGGTTTTCGACCCTGAGCAGATGGAAAATGTCATCTCCATGATCAATGACATGGGCATCGAGGTCTTCGAGGAAGCCCCCGATGACGATACCCTACTCATGGATGGTGAAGGTGGTACTGTGGTCGCCGCTCAGGAGGCGGAAGAAGCCGCAGAGGAAGCCTTGGCCGTGGTCGAGGCGGATATCGGGCGGACCAGTGATCCGGTGCGCATGTACATGCGCGAGATGGGTAGCGTGGAACTGCTGACCCGTGAAGGCGAAATTGAAATCGCCCGACGTATTGAAGACGGCTTGGTGCAGGTGCTGCGTGCAGTATCGACCTGTCCGACAACCATCTCGCTTCTGCTGGACGCCGCCGATCGGGTGGAGCGTGGCGAGACACGTTTGGATGAAGTGGTCGACGCCTTTATCGATCCTAATGCGCTGGATGCGGAGGCTGTCAGCGAGGATGAGGATACCGTACTCGTAGAGGGTGACGAGACTGAGGTTGAGGACGACGACGAAGATTCCGAAAACGGCGATGTCGAAGTAGACAAAGGCCCGCAACTCGAAGAAGCGTTGGAACGATTCGCGATCATCCGCGCCGCTTACGCTGCGTTACTCGTCAGCCATGCCGATGGTGAAATGCGTGGGGAAGGTTACCAGCAGCAGCGTCGTGAGCTTGCAGAACGCTTTCTGGAAATCAAGCTCAATGTTCGCCAGATCGATGTCATGACCGATGCACTACGCGAGCTGACCGAGGAGGTACGTCAGTGCGAGCGGGAGATGATGGAACTGTGCATTGAACGTGCACGTTTCCCGCGTAAAGACTTTGTACGTAGTTACCCCGGTCACGAGAGTGATATTGCCTGGATTGATCAGCAAATTGCAGGTGGCTACACTTATAGTGCTCGTTTGGTTGAGTTTCGTGATGATGTCGTGTCGATCATGAAGCGACTGGCAAACATTGAGAGGCGTGCTGGTTTGCCGGTTGCTGAGATCAAAGAGGCCAGTCGACTGATGTCTATTGGTGAGGCCAAAGCACGACGTGCCAAAAAGGAGATGGTTGAGGCCAACCTGCGTCTGGTGATTTCCATCGCCAAAAAGTATACCAATCGTGGCTTGCAGTTTCTGGATTTGATTCAGGAAGGGAATATCGGCCTGATGAAGGCAGTGGACAAGTTTGAATACCGGCGTGGCTACAAATTCTCTACTTACGCGACTTGGTGGATACGCCAGGCCATTACGCGGAGTATTGCGGATCAGGCACGGACCATTCGTATTCCCGTACACATGATCGAAACCATCAACAAACTCAATCGGATCAGTCGGCAGATGCTTCAGGAAATGGGACGCGAACCGACGCCTGAAGAGTTGGCGGAGCGGATGGAGATGCCTGAGGACAAAATCCGTAAGGTGTTGAAAATTGCCAAGGAGCCCATCTCTATGGAGACGCCCATTGGGGATGACGAAGATTCGCATCTGGGCGATTTCATCGAAGATCGGAACGTAACGGCGCCAGCGGATTCGGCCGTTAACGCGGCAATCCGTGAAGTGGTCGAGGAACTGCTCGATAATGGTTTGACGGCGCGGGAAGCCAAGGTGCTGCGTATGCGTTTTGGTATCGGGATGAATACCGACCACACGCTGGAGGAAGTCGGCAAGCAATTTGACGTTACCCGTGAGCGTATCCGCCAAATTGAGGCTAAAGCGCTGCGTAAACTGCGCCACCCCTCTCGATCGGAGCGTTTGCGCAGTTTTGTGGACGGTGAGGTGACGATCCCGTCGTGA
- a CDS encoding diguanylate cyclase — protein sequence MPLQKPADIAHEALRRIAEAQLPPTPEYFARFYSEIAQTPPAAPSSIAWPGLCRRLLNEWERSQAGLTHLQKIAARDRVLGGSDAEEVARQLAATIQQWERMPSRLLQPDAPIHHGDGDCQPWRQLWITSLRHALGSKVWEALKTHEALLQIDALLAQTETTPDQLLPHIHKIWQVTDQFAQDDLHIREGLQQLISLLLNNVSDLVEDERWLDGQIHVIQAITRDVRNPAGIDQAIASVKEVLFQQDKLKSGVHEARQAIRDLIHLVLTTVDGLADQSGQVHIQLEQLAEALNTTEDWKQIRQIVASVVDTSKIIKNHATETRDALRSAKARLQAAQARIYTLEEEMSAVSALVHVDPLTGVLNRRGLEAAFAREAARAQRLAQPLAIAIIDLDHFKRVNDMYGHDLGDQVLCGVVQVLRDTLRGSDTISRYGGEEFVLLMPDTSPEEALGILQRVQEQLHLRPFHTRDYPLHASFSGGISALRPGLTQDQTIALADEALYRAKHEGRRRIYLAAQANSST from the coding sequence GTGCCCCTTCAAAAACCTGCAGACATTGCGCATGAAGCTCTCCGTCGGATTGCGGAGGCACAACTGCCTCCTACCCCGGAATACTTTGCCAGATTCTATTCGGAAATTGCCCAAACGCCCCCCGCGGCACCATCATCCATAGCCTGGCCGGGCTTGTGCCGCCGCCTGCTCAATGAGTGGGAACGTTCACAGGCGGGGCTTACGCATTTGCAAAAAATAGCGGCCAGAGACCGGGTTCTGGGAGGTAGCGATGCCGAAGAGGTTGCCCGCCAACTGGCGGCCACCATTCAGCAGTGGGAGCGCATGCCCAGCCGACTGCTTCAGCCCGACGCCCCCATCCACCACGGCGATGGCGATTGTCAGCCCTGGCGTCAACTGTGGATTACCAGCCTTCGGCATGCCCTGGGTTCAAAGGTTTGGGAGGCACTCAAGACACACGAAGCATTACTGCAGATCGACGCTTTATTGGCACAAACCGAAACCACACCCGATCAGCTGCTTCCCCATATTCATAAAATCTGGCAGGTCACCGATCAATTCGCACAAGACGATCTGCATATTCGTGAGGGCCTGCAACAACTCATATCGCTGCTGCTCAACAACGTCTCTGATTTGGTTGAGGATGAACGATGGCTTGATGGTCAGATTCATGTGATTCAAGCAATCACCCGCGATGTCCGCAACCCTGCTGGAATTGATCAAGCCATTGCCAGCGTCAAGGAAGTGCTCTTCCAGCAGGACAAACTTAAAAGCGGGGTTCACGAAGCGCGGCAAGCCATTCGCGACTTGATCCATCTGGTGCTGACCACCGTGGATGGGCTGGCGGATCAGAGTGGTCAGGTACACATCCAACTGGAGCAACTTGCTGAAGCATTGAACACAACGGAGGACTGGAAACAAATTCGTCAGATCGTGGCATCGGTCGTGGATACCAGCAAAATCATCAAAAATCATGCTACCGAAACCAGAGATGCGCTACGCTCCGCCAAAGCCCGGCTTCAGGCTGCCCAAGCCAGAATCTACACACTGGAGGAGGAAATGTCTGCGGTCAGCGCCCTGGTTCATGTGGATCCACTCACCGGTGTGTTGAATCGACGCGGCCTGGAAGCCGCTTTTGCGCGCGAGGCCGCTCGCGCGCAACGCCTGGCGCAGCCCCTTGCCATTGCCATTATCGACCTCGACCACTTCAAACGGGTCAACGATATGTATGGTCACGATCTCGGTGATCAGGTGCTCTGCGGCGTAGTTCAAGTCCTGCGCGACACACTGCGGGGGAGTGACACCATCTCCCGCTATGGTGGCGAAGAATTTGTTTTATTGATGCCCGACACCTCACCAGAAGAGGCTCTGGGTATCTTGCAGCGTGTTCAGGAACAACTACACCTGCGCCCATTCCATACGCGTGATTATCCGCTGCATGCCAGCTTCAGTGGCGGCATCAGTGCGCTCAGGCCAGGCCTGACGCAGGATCAGACGATCGCCCTTGCCGATGAGGCGCTGTACCGAGCCAAGCATGAAGGACGGCGGAGAATCTATCTCGCCGCGCAAGCGAATTCGTCGACCTGA
- a CDS encoding EAL domain-containing protein: protein MTANQFYLGRQAIIGRKHELVAYELLFRSSTDNTATLLDDVAASAAVIQYAFSDLGIQKVLGEKKGFINLSETLLMSNVIEALPQDMVVLEILETVPLTPRVIDRCQHLKGLGYRLALDDIIEFAEGYEAILPLIDVVKVDVLAISQAKVVEIQHKLRPFACTLLAEKVNTQEQYTFCRNLGFDLFQGFFLEKPTVLSGKSIQPSNMVLLNLLSLVMSDAETHQLNDALKQAPDITLNLLKLINSAAFRSLGKISTVREVIVKLGRIQLGRWIQIMVFAQQNGTNPSTSTLVHMAAARGHFMEGLAKALGWAELKDRAFMVGMLSLMDVLFNQPLVEILSLLNLDDQLQAALLNYEEKLGVLLSLAESIEHGENDAVHTLMERLGLTDYDQLNRLQIEAIYWADSLSAL from the coding sequence ATGACAGCAAACCAATTTTACCTTGGGCGGCAAGCCATCATCGGGCGTAAGCACGAGTTAGTCGCATATGAATTGCTTTTCAGGTCCAGCACAGACAACACGGCCACACTACTAGATGATGTTGCCGCCAGTGCTGCCGTCATCCAATACGCATTTTCCGACCTGGGCATACAAAAGGTTCTTGGTGAAAAAAAGGGCTTTATCAATTTGTCGGAAACATTGCTGATGAGCAACGTCATCGAGGCATTACCCCAGGATATGGTGGTACTGGAAATTCTCGAGACAGTTCCCCTAACGCCGCGGGTGATTGATCGCTGTCAGCATTTAAAGGGCTTAGGGTACCGACTAGCTCTGGATGATATTATCGAGTTTGCAGAAGGTTATGAAGCCATTCTGCCGCTCATCGACGTGGTAAAGGTGGATGTGCTCGCGATATCTCAGGCCAAAGTCGTGGAGATCCAGCACAAGCTGCGTCCTTTTGCCTGCACATTACTGGCGGAGAAGGTGAATACTCAAGAGCAATACACTTTTTGTAGAAACTTGGGTTTCGATCTGTTCCAAGGCTTTTTCCTCGAAAAACCTACCGTGCTCTCTGGTAAGTCCATACAACCTTCGAACATGGTGCTCCTCAACCTGCTTAGCCTGGTAATGTCAGATGCAGAAACCCATCAGCTGAATGACGCGCTGAAGCAAGCACCGGATATAACTCTGAACCTTCTAAAATTGATCAATTCGGCAGCTTTCCGTTCGCTCGGAAAAATATCCACTGTGCGGGAAGTGATTGTAAAGCTGGGTCGTATCCAGTTGGGTCGATGGATTCAGATCATGGTATTTGCTCAACAAAACGGTACTAACCCCAGCACCAGCACGCTCGTGCATATGGCCGCTGCACGGGGCCACTTTATGGAAGGATTGGCCAAAGCGCTTGGTTGGGCAGAATTAAAGGATCGCGCCTTTATGGTAGGCATGCTTAGCTTGATGGATGTCCTGTTTAACCAACCATTGGTTGAAATCCTTAGCCTGCTTAATCTTGATGATCAGTTACAGGCAGCGCTGCTCAACTACGAAGAAAAACTAGGAGTGCTACTATCCTTGGCAGAGAGCATCGAGCATGGCGAGAACGATGCGGTGCATACTTTGATGGAACGCTTGGGCTTAACGGACTACGATCAACTGAACAGATTGCAAATAGAGGCTATTTACTGGGCGGATAGTCTTTCGGCACTCTGA
- a CDS encoding SAM-dependent methyltransferase has protein sequence MARSKSSEKWLKEHFKDPFVQRAMKEGYRSRASYKLLEIQQKDHLIRPGMRVLDVGAAPGGWTQVAAPLIGRKGRLVAVDRLPMDPVAGAIVICGDVYEDAVLAACRDALPDGADLIMSDMAPNMSGIASVDQARAIDLAELALDMAHRWLVPGGSLLIKVFMGSGAEALRRALRQDFKKIVVRKPEASRARSTEQYWLALDFQGVAQERLDNGGASSL, from the coding sequence TTGGCAAGAAGTAAATCCAGTGAGAAGTGGCTGAAGGAACATTTTAAAGACCCATTCGTGCAGCGCGCGATGAAGGAGGGGTATCGCTCGCGCGCGAGTTACAAATTGCTGGAGATTCAGCAGAAGGATCACCTGATCCGTCCGGGTATGCGGGTGCTGGATGTGGGCGCGGCGCCGGGTGGCTGGACGCAGGTGGCGGCACCGCTCATCGGCAGGAAGGGGCGACTGGTGGCGGTGGATCGTTTGCCTATGGACCCGGTGGCGGGCGCCATAGTGATCTGCGGTGACGTCTATGAAGATGCCGTGCTGGCCGCCTGCCGGGATGCCTTGCCGGATGGCGCTGACTTGATCATGAGCGACATGGCCCCCAATATGTCCGGCATTGCCAGCGTCGATCAGGCGCGCGCCATAGATCTTGCGGAGCTGGCATTGGATATGGCCCATCGCTGGCTGGTGCCGGGTGGTTCGCTGCTGATCAAGGTGTTTATGGGGTCCGGCGCGGAGGCGTTGCGCCGGGCGCTGCGCCAGGACTTCAAGAAGATCGTGGTACGCAAGCCGGAAGCCTCGCGCGCGCGCTCCACCGAGCAGTACTGGCTGGCGCTGGACTTTCAGGGAGTTGCGCAGGAAAGGTTGGACAACGGCGGGGCGAGTTCCCTATAA
- the yhbY gene encoding ribosome assembly RNA-binding protein YhbY gives MLDAKQRQTLRGQAHALKPVVMIGAHGVTDGVLAELEVAINAHELIKIRLPQVPHDERDDMVEALSGASHADVVGRIGRVLILYRPRPAAAHKR, from the coding sequence ATGCTGGACGCCAAACAAAGACAAACCCTGCGTGGACAGGCGCACGCCCTCAAGCCCGTCGTCATGATCGGCGCCCATGGCGTCACCGACGGCGTCCTCGCCGAACTGGAAGTCGCCATCAACGCCCACGAACTCATCAAGATACGTTTGCCCCAGGTACCCCACGACGAACGGGACGACATGGTAGAGGCTTTGTCCGGCGCCAGTCATGCCGACGTTGTCGGCCGCATCGGGCGCGTACTCATCCTCTACCGCCCCCGCCCGGCCGCCGCGCACAAACGCTGA
- the apaG gene encoding Co2+/Mg2+ efflux protein ApaG, producing the protein MEEHAPTEIQISVETRYLPEQSSPEQEHFAFAYQITLQNNGPQTAQLLNRHWIITDAEGHIQEVKGPGVVGEQPTLQPGQRFRYTSGSVLSTPVGSMHGSFEWVSDTGESFVVPIPAFRLAVATVFH; encoded by the coding sequence ATGGAAGAGCATGCCCCCACAGAAATCCAGATCAGCGTCGAGACGCGCTATCTGCCGGAACAGTCCAGCCCGGAGCAGGAACATTTCGCCTTCGCTTATCAAATCACACTGCAGAATAACGGCCCGCAGACGGCACAGCTCCTCAATCGCCACTGGATCATTACGGACGCCGAGGGCCATATCCAGGAAGTCAAAGGGCCAGGCGTCGTCGGTGAACAGCCGACGCTGCAGCCCGGTCAACGCTTCCGCTACACCAGCGGGTCTGTCCTGTCCACGCCCGTAGGCAGCATGCATGGCAGCTTCGAGTGGGTCAGCGATACCGGGGAGAGTTTTGTCGTCCCTATCCCCGCCTTTCGTCTGGCGGTGGCCACCGTCTTTCATTGA